A single window of Nocardioides baekrokdamisoli DNA harbors:
- a CDS encoding SGNH/GDSL hydrolase family protein, whose product MNKLTRRTARAARWGVGLSLLTFGVMFAEGRVSLRVINGVPLPEPPNSTGVFGRDLDGTPLKVALLGDSSAAGYGLDKLEETPGTLLAEGLMERTGRPVHFHDLTVVGAMASDLGAQVRQAIAERADLAVILVGANDVVHMVRPSQSRRHLVRAVSSLLDSGCAVLVGTCPDLGTIGPILPPLRHVVRAWSRRIAFEQSIYVVKAGGRTVSLADILGPEFKAHPDFLFGPDRFHPSAAGYERLANVLVPASLAALGLLDDSRATLETYLGGTAIPIAAAAAMAANRPGTELGPTPRPRGRLGRIWATAGRR is encoded by the coding sequence GTGAACAAGCTGACCCGACGGACGGCTCGCGCCGCCCGCTGGGGCGTCGGCCTGAGTCTGCTGACCTTCGGCGTCATGTTCGCCGAGGGCCGGGTCAGCCTCCGGGTCATCAACGGCGTACCCCTCCCCGAACCGCCGAACTCCACCGGCGTCTTCGGGCGCGATCTCGACGGCACTCCGCTGAAGGTGGCGCTCCTCGGCGACTCGAGTGCTGCCGGGTACGGCCTGGACAAGCTCGAGGAGACACCCGGGACGCTGTTGGCCGAAGGGCTGATGGAGCGCACCGGACGCCCGGTCCACTTCCACGACCTCACCGTGGTCGGCGCGATGGCCTCCGATCTCGGCGCGCAGGTACGCCAGGCGATCGCCGAGCGCGCCGATCTCGCCGTGATCCTGGTCGGCGCCAACGACGTGGTGCACATGGTGCGTCCGTCGCAGTCGCGGCGGCACCTGGTCCGTGCGGTCTCCTCGCTGCTCGACTCGGGCTGCGCCGTCCTGGTCGGCACATGCCCCGACCTGGGGACGATCGGCCCGATCCTCCCGCCGCTGAGGCATGTCGTACGCGCCTGGTCGCGACGGATCGCGTTCGAGCAGTCGATCTACGTCGTGAAGGCCGGCGGACGTACGGTCTCGCTCGCGGACATCCTCGGACCGGAGTTCAAGGCGCACCCGGACTTCCTGTTCGGCCCCGACCGCTTCCACCCGTCGGCTGCCGGGTACGAACGCCTGGCCAACGTGTTGGTCCCCGCCTCGCTGGCCGCACTCGGTCTGCTCGATGACAGCCGGGCGACTCTGGAGACCTACCTCGGCGGCACGGCGATCCCGATCGCGGCTGCGGCCGCGATGGCAGCCAACCGACCGGGCACCGAACTCGGTCCCACGCCGCGCCCGCGGGGCCGCCTGGGACGCATCTGGGCCACTGCCGGCCGCCGCTGA
- a CDS encoding cystathionine beta-synthase — MEYVDSILDLIGNTPLVRLNRALDGLEDGPIVLAKVEYLNPGGSVKDRIASRMIEAAEASGALKPGGAIVEPTSGNTGVGLALEAQRRGYKCVFVCPDKVSEDKRNVLKAYGAEVVVCPTAVPPEHPDSYYNVSDRLASQPGAWKPDQYSNPHNPRSHYETTGPEIWQQTEGKVTHFVAGVGTGGTISGIGRYLKEQNPDVQIIGADPEGSVYSGGTGRPYLVEGVGEDFWPETYDRTVADRIIEVVDADSFAYTRRLAREEGLLVGGSSGMAAYAARQLAHELSRSGRTDAVIVVLLPDSGRGYLTKVFNDAWLSQYGFATGSEASSQTVGEVLRGKDGRLPDLVHTHPAETVAEAVHILREYGVSQMPVVRAEPPIVAAEVAGSVSERTLLEALFTGQAKLTDLVEKHMSAPLPSIGSTEPATAAAQVLETSDALLVHEDGKPVGVLTRADLLATLATH, encoded by the coding sequence GTGGAGTACGTCGACTCGATCCTTGACCTGATCGGCAACACCCCGTTGGTGCGGCTCAACCGCGCGCTGGACGGTCTGGAGGACGGTCCGATCGTCCTGGCGAAGGTGGAGTACCTCAATCCCGGCGGGTCTGTGAAGGACCGGATCGCGTCGCGGATGATCGAGGCTGCCGAGGCCAGCGGCGCCCTCAAGCCCGGTGGCGCGATCGTCGAGCCGACCAGCGGGAACACCGGTGTCGGCCTCGCTCTGGAGGCCCAGCGCCGCGGTTACAAGTGCGTGTTCGTCTGCCCCGACAAGGTGTCCGAGGACAAGCGCAACGTGCTCAAGGCGTACGGCGCCGAGGTCGTGGTCTGCCCGACTGCGGTCCCGCCGGAGCACCCCGACTCCTACTACAACGTGTCCGACCGGCTCGCCTCGCAGCCGGGGGCGTGGAAGCCGGACCAGTACTCCAACCCGCACAATCCGCGGTCGCACTACGAGACGACCGGTCCCGAGATCTGGCAGCAGACCGAGGGCAAGGTCACCCATTTCGTGGCAGGCGTCGGCACCGGCGGCACGATCAGTGGCATCGGCCGCTACCTCAAGGAACAGAACCCGGACGTGCAGATCATCGGCGCCGACCCTGAGGGTTCGGTCTACTCCGGTGGCACCGGTCGGCCGTACCTCGTCGAGGGCGTCGGCGAGGACTTCTGGCCGGAGACGTACGACCGCACCGTGGCCGACCGGATCATCGAGGTGGTCGATGCCGACTCGTTCGCGTACACGCGTCGCCTCGCGCGCGAGGAGGGGCTGCTGGTCGGTGGCTCCAGTGGGATGGCCGCGTACGCCGCCCGCCAACTCGCCCACGAACTCAGCCGTTCGGGCCGTACGGATGCCGTCATCGTCGTGCTGCTGCCGGACTCGGGCCGCGGCTACCTGACCAAGGTGTTCAACGACGCGTGGCTGTCGCAGTACGGCTTCGCCACGGGCTCCGAGGCCTCGTCCCAGACCGTCGGGGAGGTGCTGCGTGGCAAGGACGGCCGACTGCCCGACCTGGTCCACACGCACCCCGCAGAGACGGTCGCGGAGGCCGTGCATATCCTGCGCGAGTACGGCGTTTCGCAGATGCCGGTGGTCCGTGCCGAACCGCCGATCGTGGCGGCCGAGGTGGCTGGTTCGGTGTCGGAGAGGACCCTGCTCGAGGCCCTCTTCACGGGCCAGGCCAAACTGACCGACCTCGTCGAGAAGCACATGAGCGCGCCGCTGCCGTCGATCGGCTCCACCGAGCCTGCCACGGCCGCCGCCCAGGTGCTCGAGACGTCAGACGCGCTGCTGGTGCACGAGGACGGCAAGCCGGTCGGTGTCCTCACGCGGGCGGATCTGCTCGCGACGCTCGCGACTCACTGA
- a CDS encoding YchJ family protein, translated as MIATCPCGSGLRYDLCCGRLHRGAALAQTPEELMRSRYSAYALGAFDPELLNYVLATWHPRTRPESIEGGGLTWTGLEVHGHGDDWVEFSAHYRAADGTFGTMTERSLFERRAGRWFYVVGDVEDQ; from the coding sequence GTGATCGCGACCTGCCCGTGCGGGTCCGGGCTTCGGTACGACTTGTGCTGCGGACGACTGCACCGCGGCGCGGCGCTCGCGCAGACACCCGAGGAGCTGATGCGCAGTCGCTACAGCGCGTACGCACTCGGCGCATTCGACCCTGAATTGCTCAACTACGTCCTGGCCACCTGGCACCCGCGTACGCGGCCGGAATCGATCGAGGGCGGCGGTCTGACGTGGACCGGCCTGGAGGTGCACGGGCATGGCGACGACTGGGTGGAGTTCAGCGCCCACTACCGCGCCGCCGACGGCACGTTCGGCACGATGACCGAGCGCAGCCTCTTTGAGCGGCGGGCCGGACGTTGGTTCTACGTCGTGGGCGACGTCGAGGATCAGTGA
- a CDS encoding DUF167 domain-containing protein, giving the protein MTRYGITVKPGSKKGPLVEASADGSLTIYVRERAVDGAANDGVIRLLADHFGVPRSRIDIVRGHTSRSKLIAVDE; this is encoded by the coding sequence GTGACGCGCTACGGGATCACGGTGAAGCCCGGCTCGAAGAAGGGCCCGCTCGTGGAGGCCTCAGCGGACGGTTCCCTCACGATCTACGTGCGCGAGCGGGCTGTCGACGGCGCCGCCAACGACGGCGTGATCCGATTGCTCGCCGACCATTTCGGCGTCCCCAGGTCGCGCATCGACATCGTTCGCGGCCACACGAGCCGGTCGAAACTGATCGCGGTGGACGAGTGA
- a CDS encoding COG4280 domain-containing protein, whose translation MTTYALVIAVLLACVVEAVEAVTIILAAGTARDWRSSLQGTAVGLLLLAAVCAILGPSVNQIPLNPLRLFVGTILLIFGLQWLRKAILRASGYKALHDEDAIFRRELAEARAAQTITRGAIADWYSFVLCFKAVVLEGLEVVLIVVTFGANQHRLGVAALAGAAGVILVAIAGVAVRAPLSRVPENTMKFAVGIMLTAYGAFWGAEGAHASWPGDDASLLWLIPAIAGFALVLVIGLRTIRARQEVTA comes from the coding sequence GTGACTACGTACGCACTCGTCATCGCGGTGCTCCTGGCCTGCGTCGTGGAGGCCGTCGAGGCCGTCACGATCATCCTGGCTGCCGGCACCGCCCGCGACTGGCGCTCCAGCCTTCAGGGCACGGCTGTCGGCCTGCTGCTTCTCGCCGCGGTCTGCGCGATCCTCGGCCCGTCGGTCAACCAGATCCCGCTCAACCCGCTGCGCCTGTTCGTCGGCACGATCCTGCTGATCTTCGGACTCCAGTGGCTGCGCAAGGCGATCCTGCGTGCGAGCGGCTACAAGGCTCTGCACGACGAGGACGCGATCTTCCGCCGTGAGCTCGCCGAGGCGCGGGCCGCCCAGACGATCACGCGCGGCGCGATCGCTGATTGGTACTCATTCGTCCTGTGTTTCAAGGCGGTCGTCCTCGAAGGGCTCGAGGTCGTCCTGATCGTGGTGACCTTCGGCGCCAACCAGCACCGACTCGGCGTCGCGGCCCTGGCCGGAGCCGCCGGAGTCATTCTGGTGGCGATCGCCGGGGTGGCCGTACGCGCGCCGTTGTCGCGGGTGCCGGAGAACACCATGAAGTTCGCTGTCGGGATCATGCTCACTGCGTACGGAGCCTTCTGGGGCGCAGAGGGTGCACATGCGAGCTGGCCGGGCGACGACGCTTCGCTGCTCTGGCTGATCCCGGCGATCGCCGGCTTCGCGCTCGTCCTGGTCATCGGGCTGCGGACCATCCGGGCACGTCAGGAGGTGACCGCGTGA
- a CDS encoding TetR/AcrR family transcriptional regulator: MARDATTTRERLLRAGEQRFARDGVAGAKLRDIVREAGQANDSAVGYHFGSRQGLLGAIAQRHVAAMDAARAEPRPDMSVLDLVDELVRPTADLLQTPEGRDFLRITEQLAGWAGLDREHLAGTIQDTVLGRQLRALEDALTPPLGRGVARARTAEFALFVTASLAQRARVLESGTRPPRSHEAYVRDLVAMLAAAVSAPGP; encoded by the coding sequence ATGGCTCGAGACGCAACCACCACGCGCGAACGCCTGCTCCGGGCGGGCGAGCAACGCTTTGCCCGCGACGGGGTCGCCGGTGCGAAACTGCGCGACATCGTGCGCGAGGCAGGTCAGGCCAATGACTCAGCCGTCGGCTACCACTTCGGGTCGCGTCAGGGCCTCCTTGGTGCGATCGCGCAGCGACACGTCGCCGCCATGGACGCCGCCCGCGCGGAGCCGCGTCCGGACATGTCCGTCCTCGATCTCGTCGACGAACTCGTACGCCCCACCGCCGACCTGTTGCAGACGCCCGAGGGGCGCGACTTCCTGCGCATCACCGAACAGCTCGCCGGTTGGGCTGGTCTGGATCGCGAGCATCTGGCCGGGACCATTCAGGACACCGTCCTCGGCCGCCAGTTGCGGGCGCTCGAGGACGCGCTCACTCCCCCACTCGGCCGAGGTGTTGCGCGAGCACGTACGGCCGAGTTCGCCCTGTTCGTCACGGCGAGCCTCGCCCAGCGAGCCCGAGTCCTCGAGTCGGGTACGCGTCCGCCCCGGTCACACGAGGCGTACGTCCGTGACCTGGTGGCGATGCTGGCGGCGGCGGTGTCGGCTCCAGGGCCGTGA
- a CDS encoding cytochrome P450 has protein sequence MAITFEPMDTDFQRDPYPAYTWLRQHDPVHRHAATRETPEYWALSRFEDIWDAVRRPEDFSSAEGLTFFPDEIGQLGLAPTIVMLDPPRQTQLRGLIGRGFTPRRIAELEDVIRAFVRARVEVLRDSGTDLHQDFSSTIPTFVLAELFGVPREDRTRFGPWVRELTNLQNDPLGLAVHDGTAVIVEMFEYFTAAIADRRRTPQDDLLGALVEAEIDGDRLTDWDILGFCFVMVAGGSDTTASLISHGVALLTEAPDQRALLVEDRSLIPDALMEFLRLESSVQGLCRTTTRDVSVAGTTIPSGQKVLMLYGSANRDEAEFGETVDLLDVRRAPKRHLAFSSGPHFCIGNHLARLQARVAFEELLAAMPDIAVDGPAGVRQRSAFVRGWESLPLVR, from the coding sequence ATGGCGATCACATTCGAACCCATGGACACCGACTTCCAGCGCGACCCGTACCCCGCGTACACATGGTTGCGCCAGCACGATCCGGTGCACCGGCACGCCGCGACCCGCGAGACCCCTGAGTACTGGGCGCTGTCACGGTTCGAGGACATCTGGGACGCCGTGCGCCGACCGGAGGACTTCTCCTCGGCCGAGGGTCTGACCTTCTTCCCCGACGAGATCGGGCAGCTCGGCCTCGCGCCCACGATCGTGATGCTGGACCCGCCACGCCAGACCCAGCTGCGCGGACTGATCGGCAGAGGCTTCACGCCGCGACGGATCGCCGAGCTCGAGGACGTGATCAGGGCGTTCGTACGCGCTCGCGTCGAGGTCCTCCGCGACAGCGGGACCGATCTGCACCAGGATTTCTCCTCGACGATCCCCACCTTCGTCCTGGCCGAACTGTTCGGCGTACCGCGCGAGGATCGGACCCGCTTCGGGCCCTGGGTGCGGGAGCTGACGAATCTGCAGAACGACCCGCTCGGCCTCGCCGTCCACGACGGAACGGCCGTCATCGTCGAGATGTTCGAGTACTTCACGGCCGCGATTGCGGACCGGCGGCGTACCCCACAGGACGACCTCCTCGGTGCGCTCGTCGAGGCCGAGATCGACGGCGACCGTCTGACCGACTGGGACATCCTCGGATTCTGCTTCGTCATGGTCGCAGGCGGTAGCGACACCACCGCGTCGCTGATCTCCCACGGCGTCGCACTGTTGACCGAGGCGCCTGATCAACGGGCACTCCTGGTGGAGGACCGGTCCCTGATCCCGGACGCCTTGATGGAGTTCCTGCGGTTGGAGAGCTCGGTCCAGGGTCTGTGTCGGACCACGACCCGCGACGTGAGCGTTGCCGGGACGACGATCCCCTCAGGCCAGAAGGTGCTGATGCTCTACGGATCGGCCAACCGCGACGAGGCGGAGTTCGGTGAGACCGTCGACCTCCTGGACGTACGCCGCGCGCCGAAGCGGCATCTGGCCTTCAGTTCGGGACCGCATTTCTGCATCGGCAACCATCTCGCGCGTCTCCAGGCCCGGGTGGCGTTCGAGGAACTGCTGGCCGCGATGCCGGACATCGCAGTCGACGGTCCAGCCGGGGTCAGGCAGCGGTCGGCGTTCGTACGCGGGTGGGAATCGCTGCCGTTGGTTCGCTGA
- a CDS encoding glycoside hydrolase family 16 protein: MTDAPRDPETGSGGGAFVRMLRSAPALVAIGVMLTTGAVFSGRLDHHAAPTCLPDEFADGQRWICTFHDEFDGQALDRTKWFVQTGFVTGNPNTAAYACTVDDPKYISVSGGELHLTMDRVPNPVPCTGYADSTYESPSISTYHTFSQQYGRIEVRSRVTATPAPGLQESLWLWPDDRYVAKADQAKGEIDISEQYSLYPELAVPFLHGKRGGNPVPGVNTAWACAAARGVWNTFVFVSTPTSITISVNGKTCLHNTDGDPAFHQRYIMVLTQALGVTNNAPTPKTTIPATTDIDYVRMWKSATN, from the coding sequence ATGACAGACGCGCCCCGGGACCCCGAGACGGGTTCGGGGGGCGGCGCTTTCGTCCGGATGTTGCGGAGCGCACCGGCGCTGGTGGCCATCGGAGTCATGCTCACAACCGGTGCCGTGTTCTCGGGCAGACTGGACCATCACGCGGCGCCCACCTGCCTGCCGGACGAGTTCGCCGACGGTCAACGGTGGATCTGCACGTTCCACGACGAGTTCGACGGACAGGCGCTCGACAGGACGAAGTGGTTCGTACAGACAGGTTTCGTCACCGGCAACCCGAACACCGCCGCGTACGCCTGCACGGTCGATGACCCGAAGTACATCTCGGTGTCCGGCGGAGAGCTTCATCTGACGATGGATCGGGTGCCGAACCCGGTCCCCTGCACCGGCTATGCGGACAGCACGTACGAGTCTCCCAGCATCTCGACGTATCACACCTTCAGCCAGCAGTACGGCCGGATCGAGGTCCGCTCCCGGGTGACCGCGACCCCTGCCCCGGGGCTCCAGGAATCGCTGTGGCTGTGGCCCGATGACCGGTACGTCGCCAAGGCCGACCAAGCCAAGGGCGAGATCGACATCTCCGAGCAGTACTCGCTCTACCCCGAGCTGGCGGTGCCGTTCCTGCACGGAAAGAGGGGCGGGAACCCCGTCCCCGGGGTCAACACGGCCTGGGCGTGTGCGGCCGCGCGCGGCGTGTGGAACACCTTTGTCTTCGTCTCGACGCCGACGTCGATCACGATCAGCGTCAACGGCAAGACCTGCCTCCACAACACCGACGGCGACCCGGCGTTCCACCAGCGCTACATCATGGTGCTGACGCAGGCTCTCGGTGTCACCAACAACGCTCCGACGCCGAAGACCACGATCCCCGCGACGACCGACATCGACTACGTACGCATGTGGAAGTCCGCTACGAACTGA
- the msrA gene encoding peptide-methionine (S)-S-oxide reductase MsrA, with translation MFGRSSWINKSELIPEDRTLAGRTQALPLSASHRVLGVDLLADPDNGTAPAGFELAYFGLGCFWGAEELFWQVPGVFTTAVGYQGGTTPNPTYEEVCSGQTNHTEAVRVVFDPERVTYADLVKKFFEVHDPTQGFRQGNDVGTQYRSALYVNSPEQEAVARDLTAAYGAELARRGYGTITTEIRPVPTFYPAEAYHQQYLDRVPNGYRCHANTGVPFPG, from the coding sequence ATGTTCGGTCGATCGAGTTGGATCAACAAGTCGGAACTCATCCCTGAGGACAGGACCCTCGCGGGTCGGACACAGGCACTTCCCCTGTCGGCGTCTCACCGCGTCCTCGGCGTCGATCTGCTGGCTGATCCGGACAACGGGACCGCCCCGGCCGGCTTCGAGCTGGCGTACTTCGGCCTCGGCTGCTTCTGGGGCGCCGAGGAACTGTTCTGGCAGGTCCCGGGCGTCTTCACGACGGCGGTCGGCTATCAGGGCGGCACGACCCCCAACCCCACCTATGAAGAGGTCTGCAGCGGCCAGACCAACCACACTGAGGCCGTCCGCGTCGTCTTCGACCCTGAGCGGGTGACGTACGCCGACCTGGTGAAGAAGTTCTTCGAGGTGCACGACCCGACCCAGGGCTTCCGGCAGGGCAACGACGTGGGTACGCAGTACCGCTCGGCGCTCTACGTCAACTCACCCGAGCAGGAAGCAGTCGCTCGCGACCTGACCGCTGCGTACGGCGCCGAACTGGCTCGACGCGGCTACGGCACGATCACGACCGAGATCCGTCCGGTGCCGACGTTCTACCCGGCGGAGGCGTACCACCAGCAGTATCTGGATCGGGTACCGAACGGCTACCGCTGCCACGCGAACACCGGAGTTCCGTTCCCGGGCTGA
- a CDS encoding cystathionine gamma-synthase — MTDPDASLAFETRAIHAGYDPDPTTGAVIPPIYATSTYKQDGVGGLRNGYEYSRSANPTRTALEGALAALEGGAHGLAFASGLAAEDAILRALLRPGDHLVFPNDAYGGTFRLVDKVFKPWGLAYTPVPVTDLAAIEAAITPATKLIWLETPTNPLLNVADIAAVAALAKSHGVLVVVDNTFASPYLQQPLSLGADIVVHSTTKYLGGHSDVVGGAVVTDSDDLAEKVRFHQNASGGVPGPFDSFLTHRGLKTLAVRMDRHCDNAEAIAAHLSTHPAVSQVIYPGLASHSSHEVAARQMRRFGGMISVRLRGGEPAALDAVARAKIFTLAESLGGVESLIEHPARMTHASVAGTDLEVPADLIRLSVGIENVADLIADLDQALA; from the coding sequence GTGACGGATCCCGACGCATCCCTGGCCTTCGAAACCCGCGCGATCCACGCCGGATACGACCCGGACCCGACGACCGGCGCCGTCATTCCGCCGATCTACGCGACGAGTACGTACAAGCAGGACGGCGTCGGCGGGTTGCGCAACGGGTACGAGTACAGCCGCTCGGCCAACCCGACCCGGACGGCGCTCGAAGGAGCCCTCGCGGCACTCGAAGGCGGCGCGCACGGCCTGGCCTTCGCCAGTGGTCTGGCCGCGGAGGATGCGATCCTGCGCGCGCTACTGCGGCCGGGCGACCACCTCGTCTTCCCCAACGACGCGTACGGCGGCACCTTCCGCCTGGTCGACAAGGTCTTCAAGCCATGGGGGCTGGCGTACACGCCTGTCCCGGTGACCGATCTGGCCGCGATCGAGGCCGCGATCACCCCGGCCACGAAGCTGATCTGGCTGGAGACGCCGACCAATCCGCTTCTCAACGTCGCAGACATCGCGGCTGTCGCGGCGTTGGCGAAGTCGCACGGCGTACTCGTCGTCGTCGACAACACCTTTGCCTCGCCCTATTTGCAACAGCCGCTGTCGCTGGGCGCCGACATCGTGGTCCACTCGACGACCAAATACCTCGGTGGTCACTCCGACGTGGTGGGTGGCGCCGTCGTCACCGACTCCGACGACCTTGCCGAGAAGGTGCGGTTCCACCAGAACGCATCAGGGGGAGTCCCTGGTCCGTTCGACTCGTTCCTGACCCACCGCGGTCTCAAGACCCTGGCTGTACGCATGGACCGGCACTGCGACAACGCCGAAGCGATCGCGGCGCATCTGTCGACGCATCCAGCCGTGTCCCAGGTGATCTATCCGGGTCTGGCGTCGCACTCCTCGCACGAGGTCGCAGCCCGCCAGATGCGTCGCTTCGGCGGCATGATCTCGGTCCGCCTCAGGGGTGGGGAGCCAGCTGCGCTGGATGCCGTGGCCCGGGCGAAGATCTTCACCCTCGCCGAGTCGCTCGGAGGAGTCGAATCCCTCATCGAGCACCCGGCCCGGATGACGCACGCATCAGTCGCCGGCACCGACCTCGAGGTCCCGGCCGACCTCATCCGGCTCTCGGTCGGCATCGAGAACGTGGCCGACCTGATCGCCGACCTGGACCAGGCGCTCGCCTGA
- a CDS encoding RimK family alpha-L-glutamate ligase: MECRHTHIQSGTCHSFPEALLKLAILSRAPRCYSTQRLRSAALDRGHDVKVLNTLRFGIDLSGPEPDLTFRGKQLSHYDAIIPRIGNSITYFGTAVVRQFEQMDVYTPNTANGIANSRDKLRASQILSRHGIGMPATTFVRDRADVVPAIQRVGGAPVVIKLLEGTQGIGVILAPSVKVAEAIIETLQSTKQNVLIQSFVKESKGRDIRALVVGDRVVAAMRRSAQGDEFRSNVHRGGLVEPVELTEEYQRVAIRAAQIMGLKVAGVDMLEGTDGPLVMEVNSSPGLQGIEFATKLDVAGAIIDHMANQVAFPQIDVRERLSVSTGYGIAELVVRGDASLVGKSLGDSGLRERDITVLTLHRGSLVIPNPAARHVLEAEDRLLCWGKLEEMRSMIPDRRTRAKRVRKLPKTPILES; this comes from the coding sequence ATGGAGTGCCGACACACGCACATCCAATCAGGCACATGCCATTCCTTCCCTGAGGCACTCTTGAAACTCGCCATCTTGTCGCGCGCTCCGCGCTGCTACAGCACCCAACGACTCCGCAGCGCGGCGCTCGATCGGGGACACGACGTCAAGGTGCTCAACACCCTGCGTTTCGGCATCGACCTGTCGGGGCCCGAGCCCGATCTGACGTTCCGCGGGAAGCAGTTGTCGCACTACGACGCGATCATTCCGCGCATCGGGAACTCGATCACCTACTTCGGCACCGCGGTCGTACGCCAGTTCGAGCAGATGGACGTCTACACGCCCAACACAGCGAACGGCATCGCCAACTCCCGCGACAAGCTCCGCGCTTCGCAGATCCTGTCCCGCCACGGCATCGGCATGCCCGCGACGACCTTCGTACGCGACCGCGCCGACGTGGTGCCTGCGATCCAGCGCGTCGGCGGCGCTCCGGTCGTCATCAAGTTGCTGGAGGGTACGCAGGGCATCGGCGTCATCCTCGCGCCGTCGGTAAAGGTCGCCGAGGCGATCATCGAGACGTTGCAGTCCACCAAGCAGAACGTGCTGATCCAGTCATTCGTGAAGGAGAGCAAGGGCCGCGACATCCGCGCCCTGGTCGTCGGCGACCGCGTGGTCGCGGCGATGCGGCGATCAGCTCAGGGCGATGAGTTCCGCTCCAACGTGCACCGCGGCGGACTGGTCGAGCCGGTCGAGCTCACCGAGGAGTACCAGCGAGTCGCGATCCGCGCGGCTCAGATCATGGGCCTCAAGGTGGCCGGCGTCGACATGCTCGAAGGCACTGACGGCCCGTTGGTGATGGAGGTCAACTCCTCCCCAGGCCTGCAGGGCATCGAGTTCGCCACGAAGCTCGACGTCGCCGGGGCAATCATCGATCACATGGCCAATCAGGTCGCGTTTCCGCAGATCGACGTACGCGAGCGACTGTCCGTCTCCACCGGGTACGGCATCGCCGAACTCGTGGTGCGTGGAGACGCCTCACTGGTCGGCAAGAGCCTGGGCGACTCCGGCCTGCGCGAACGCGACATCACCGTCCTGACGCTGCACCGCGGCTCCCTCGTCATCCCGAACCCGGCCGCGCGGCACGTCCTCGAGGCCGAGGACCGACTGCTGTGCTGGGGCAAGCTCGAGGAGATGCGGTCGATGATCCCCGACAGGCGCACGCGCGCGAAGCGCGTACGCAAGCTCCCGAAGACTCCGATCCTCGAGTCCTGA
- a CDS encoding ATP-dependent zinc protease family protein has protein sequence MGWREWVGLPQIPVPWMKAKIDTGARTSALHAFGIEPFERDGAPWVRFSVHPWQRSALDTTGVERPVHDVRHVRSSSGHAQERYVVLLDLRILDQVVTAEVTLTHRDAMGFRMLIGREALRGRFVVDSARSYRGGRPEQETRDRNRGRHGA, from the coding sequence GTGGGGTGGCGCGAATGGGTCGGACTGCCCCAGATTCCAGTCCCGTGGATGAAGGCCAAGATCGACACCGGTGCCCGTACCTCAGCCCTGCACGCGTTCGGTATCGAGCCTTTCGAGCGTGATGGTGCCCCGTGGGTTCGGTTCAGCGTGCACCCGTGGCAGCGCAGCGCCCTGGACACCACCGGCGTCGAACGACCGGTGCATGACGTCCGGCACGTACGCAGTTCGTCGGGCCACGCACAGGAGCGGTACGTGGTCCTGCTGGACCTCCGCATCCTGGACCAGGTCGTGACCGCCGAGGTCACCCTCACCCATCGTGACGCGATGGGTTTCCGGATGCTGATCGGTCGCGAAGCCCTGCGTGGGCGGTTCGTGGTCGACTCGGCCAGGTCGTACCGCGGCGGTCGCCCCGAGCAGGAGACCCGCGACCGGAACAGGGGGAGACATGGGGCGTGA